A stretch of the Capsicum annuum cultivar UCD-10X-F1 chromosome 10, UCD10Xv1.1, whole genome shotgun sequence genome encodes the following:
- the LOC107844777 gene encoding signaling peptide TAXIMIN 1, with amino-acid sequence MCCGDDCRCRPLGFLLGLPFAFVCLLLSIVGVIIWIVGITLSCLCPCCICVTVLVELALALIKAPFSVMMWFTEQIPC; translated from the exons atgtgTTGTGGAGATGATTGTCGATGTCGTCCTTTAGGTTTTCTATTAGGTCTTCCATTTGCTTTTGTATGTCTCCTTCTATCCATTGTTGGTGTTATCATATGGATTGTTGG AATTACATTGAGTTGTTTATGTCCATGCTGTATTTGCGTAACAGTATTGGTAGAGCTGGCGTTGGCATTGATTAAAGCACCCTTTTCGGTTATGATGTGGTTCACTGAACAAATTccttgttag